A single genomic interval of Rosistilla ulvae harbors:
- a CDS encoding SDR family oxidoreductase, whose translation MTFDVKNKTVLVTGANRGIGKAILEEALQRGAAKVYAAVRNIESAAPLVAEHGDKVVPIRIDLDDPSSITAAAENATDVDAVVNNAGVLKTSSAVAADAIESLQFEMNANVYGLIRVAQAFAPVLKANGGGAIVQLNSVASVKTFANFATYCASKAASYSITQGLRETLRDQGTQVVSVHPGPIDTDMGAAAGFDESASPSSVATEIFNALAEGRFHAWPDPVAQQIGGAYQSFAENVVESDMEESPA comes from the coding sequence ATGACATTTGACGTAAAGAACAAAACGGTTTTAGTTACCGGGGCGAATCGTGGCATCGGTAAAGCGATATTGGAAGAGGCGTTGCAGCGCGGAGCCGCCAAGGTCTACGCGGCGGTACGGAACATCGAATCCGCGGCACCACTAGTCGCCGAACATGGCGACAAGGTTGTTCCGATTCGCATCGACCTGGATGATCCCTCATCGATCACCGCGGCCGCTGAAAACGCAACCGATGTCGACGCTGTCGTCAATAATGCGGGGGTACTGAAAACTTCGTCCGCAGTCGCTGCCGATGCGATCGAATCGTTGCAGTTTGAAATGAACGCCAATGTCTACGGATTGATCCGCGTCGCCCAAGCGTTCGCTCCCGTCTTAAAAGCCAATGGCGGCGGGGCGATCGTGCAACTCAACAGCGTCGCGTCGGTCAAGACCTTTGCCAACTTCGCGACCTACTGCGCATCGAAGGCTGCCAGTTATTCGATCACGCAAGGACTGCGTGAAACGCTGCGCGACCAAGGTACCCAGGTGGTCAGCGTCCATCCCGGCCCGATCGACACCGACATGGGAGCTGCCGCCGGATTCGACGAATCCGCGTCGCCATCGTCGGTAGCGACCGAAATCTTCAACGCCCTGGCGGAAGGACGGTTCCACGCATGGCCCGACCCCGTCGCCCAACAAATTGGCGGCGCCTACCAAAGCTTCGCCGAAAACGTCGTCGAATCGGACATGGAAGAAAGCCCCGCCTAA
- a CDS encoding TetR/AcrR family transcriptional regulator has product MPWEKSFDEAEVLDKAMHVFWEKGYASTSITDLTTATGIQRGSLYNAFSGKQELFVRSLLKYDTEQRRTLIQKLERMDDPLKAFKFLFDAIVKQSLSDPKKKGCFLINTSLTLGDHDAAAQKIVGTSLREFTEFFEQQIKLGQQRKQIPKSVDPEPTARTLFALLVGMRVMARGSFDKPALQQVADQAMRLVA; this is encoded by the coding sequence ATGCCTTGGGAAAAATCATTCGACGAAGCGGAGGTGCTCGATAAAGCGATGCATGTCTTCTGGGAGAAGGGTTATGCATCGACATCGATCACCGATCTGACGACGGCAACCGGTATCCAACGGGGCAGTCTCTACAACGCCTTTTCCGGCAAACAGGAACTCTTCGTCCGCTCGCTGTTGAAATACGATACCGAGCAACGTCGAACGCTGATCCAGAAATTGGAACGGATGGACGACCCGCTAAAAGCGTTTAAGTTCCTGTTCGACGCGATCGTCAAGCAGTCGCTGTCCGATCCGAAGAAGAAGGGCTGCTTTCTGATCAACACGTCGCTGACGCTGGGGGATCACGACGCGGCCGCTCAGAAAATTGTCGGCACCTCGCTGCGCGAATTCACTGAATTCTTCGAGCAACAGATAAAACTAGGGCAGCAGCGAAAGCAGATCCCAAAATCGGTCGATCCCGAACCAACCGCCCGCACGCTCTTTGCCCTCTTGGTCGGCATGCGGGTCATGGCCCGCGGCAGTTTTGATAAACCGGCGCTCCAACAGGTCGCCGACCAAGCGATGCGATTGGTGGCTTAG
- the map gene encoding type I methionyl aminopeptidase — MTVENDQDVAGILKTGRVVAQVRDAMLGAVEPGITTAELDDFGAEMLDRFGAKSAPRVVYDFPGATCISINEETAHGIPGPRVIQAGDIVNVDVAAELDGYFADTAGTIVVPPIAKRKSRLCDATGEALHRAIAEARAGAPINRIGTAIQKTAKRHGFKVIKNLAGHGIGRSLHEEPDGIVSYCDHRDSRKLTAGQVIAIEPFLSTHSSFVSEAQDGWTLVGHPQNLSAQFEHTIIVTRGAPIIATLSQS; from the coding sequence ATGACAGTAGAAAACGATCAGGATGTCGCTGGGATCCTAAAGACCGGCCGCGTTGTCGCTCAAGTCCGCGACGCCATGCTCGGCGCCGTAGAGCCGGGAATAACGACGGCGGAACTGGATGATTTTGGAGCCGAAATGTTGGACCGCTTCGGAGCGAAATCGGCACCACGCGTGGTTTACGACTTCCCAGGTGCAACCTGCATCAGCATTAATGAAGAGACCGCCCATGGAATCCCGGGCCCCCGAGTGATCCAGGCTGGCGACATCGTGAATGTCGATGTCGCCGCAGAACTCGACGGCTACTTTGCCGATACCGCCGGTACGATCGTTGTTCCACCGATCGCCAAACGCAAGTCACGATTGTGCGACGCGACGGGAGAGGCCTTGCACCGCGCGATCGCCGAAGCTCGAGCCGGGGCGCCGATCAATCGAATCGGAACGGCGATTCAAAAAACCGCGAAGCGACACGGATTTAAGGTCATCAAAAATCTCGCCGGCCATGGAATCGGACGCAGCCTCCACGAAGAGCCCGATGGGATCGTCAGCTATTGTGATCATCGAGATAGCCGCAAGCTGACAGCTGGCCAAGTCATTGCCATCGAGCCGTTTCTTTCGACCCACAGCAGCTTTGTCTCCGAAGCCCAAGACGGCTGGACTCTTGTCGGGCATCCCCAAAACCTCTCCGCTCAATTTGAGCACACGATCATTGTTACTCGTGGTGCTCCCATCATTGCGACGCTTTCTCAGTCGTAA
- a CDS encoding PSD1 and planctomycete cytochrome C domain-containing protein yields MNIRSLCQKSLRRGIPHCRWFFLCIAVLLAAAEVRSAEPQPISFNRDIRPILSDRCFACHGPDAETVAGGLRLDVREQAVAAAIVPGDAATSEVIERVLSEDDDLRMPPAALHKPLDESQIALLKRWIDEGAEYEVHWAYTPLRRPELPPLQDDNWGINAIDSWIAARLAEVGVEPSPAADPVTLVRRLALDLTGMPPTRAQAEQFVSNPANEAYEQLIDQLLDSPRFGERMAIYWLDLVRYADTVGYHGDQDVSMSPYRDYVINAFNRNLPYDQFVREQLAGDLLPNPTLDQIVASGYNRLNQTTEEGGAQPKEYLAIYFADRVRNVSQVFMGATVGCAQCHDHKYDPYTAKDFYALGAFFADLQEQGKYGARQRPPQIPVPTTEESQQLAALDQQVDRAQQDLAELQSSLLAGQAEWEAAALETAEEPNEGVEIWLDDQPPTATLSGDWNAVTGATGPVQSGEVAWKQVANKLTQHYFINAKQTITIQAKTRLFGWVYLDPETPPVAIMLQWNDGDWNHRAVWGSDAISYGRNNPKQISLAYRRQGKLPETGKWIRLEVDAADVGFKPGDVVNGMAFTQFDGTAYWDSAGTRITDALAPDLVAALRTPADSRSDEQTKQLREHYLATHPAHIEQSVKVDRATAARNGFAKTITTTPISKSVTPRPIKILHRGNWMDELGEVVEPAIPEFLGTLETEGRATRLDLANWMCEPENVSTARTMVNRLWYLMFGRGICSSVDDFGGQGTFPSHPELLDYLAVEFVDSGWDIKQMLRMIARSATYRQSSKPSAALRAQDPYNDLFARQGRFRISAEMVRDTNLMISGLLVEKVGGPSSKPYQPAGYYAQLNFPRRTYVADDGPDQYRRGVYTHWQRTFLHPMLKAFDAPSREECTAMRSRSNTPLQALTLLNDPSFVEAARAFAVRIMRESDGAVADRIDWAYRQTVLRDADPFVRQELEKLYASHYEHFAGNLDQAQQMVAHGKAPVPDTLDTGELAAWISVARVLLNLNETITRY; encoded by the coding sequence ATGAATATCCGCAGCCTATGCCAGAAGTCTCTCCGACGTGGCATTCCCCATTGCCGTTGGTTCTTCCTTTGCATCGCGGTTCTATTGGCGGCGGCTGAAGTTCGGTCGGCCGAACCGCAGCCGATCTCCTTCAATCGCGACATCCGACCGATCCTCTCCGATCGCTGCTTCGCCTGTCACGGCCCCGATGCCGAAACGGTCGCCGGCGGACTACGGTTGGATGTCCGCGAACAAGCGGTCGCGGCCGCAATCGTCCCGGGGGATGCGGCGACGAGCGAGGTGATCGAGCGGGTTCTTTCGGAAGACGACGATCTCCGGATGCCGCCAGCCGCTTTGCACAAGCCGCTCGATGAATCGCAGATCGCGCTACTGAAGCGTTGGATCGATGAGGGAGCCGAATACGAAGTCCATTGGGCCTACACGCCTCTGCGTCGCCCAGAGCTTCCTCCGCTTCAGGACGACAACTGGGGCATCAACGCGATCGACAGCTGGATCGCTGCGCGGCTGGCCGAGGTTGGTGTCGAACCATCGCCCGCCGCCGATCCGGTGACATTGGTCCGCCGGCTGGCCCTGGACCTCACTGGCATGCCACCGACGCGGGCGCAAGCCGAACAGTTTGTTAGCAATCCGGCGAACGAAGCGTATGAACAATTGATCGACCAGCTGCTCGATTCGCCTCGCTTTGGCGAACGGATGGCGATCTATTGGTTGGACCTGGTTCGCTACGCCGACACCGTCGGATACCACGGCGACCAAGACGTCTCGATGTCCCCCTACCGCGACTACGTCATCAACGCCTTCAACCGCAATCTCCCCTACGACCAATTTGTGCGAGAACAACTGGCGGGCGACCTGTTGCCCAATCCCACGCTCGATCAAATCGTCGCGTCGGGTTACAACCGCTTGAACCAAACGACGGAAGAGGGAGGAGCCCAGCCGAAAGAATACCTGGCGATCTACTTCGCCGACCGCGTTCGCAATGTGTCGCAGGTCTTCATGGGAGCAACGGTCGGATGCGCTCAATGCCACGATCATAAATACGATCCCTACACAGCCAAAGATTTCTACGCGTTGGGGGCTTTTTTCGCCGACCTGCAAGAGCAAGGCAAATACGGTGCACGCCAACGTCCGCCGCAGATCCCGGTCCCTACCACCGAAGAGAGTCAACAATTGGCGGCGTTGGATCAGCAAGTCGATCGCGCCCAACAAGACCTGGCGGAACTGCAAAGCTCGCTTTTAGCGGGGCAAGCGGAGTGGGAAGCGGCAGCTTTAGAGACAGCAGAAGAACCGAATGAGGGTGTCGAAATCTGGCTCGACGATCAGCCGCCGACAGCGACGTTGAGCGGCGATTGGAACGCGGTGACTGGCGCGACCGGTCCCGTTCAGTCGGGGGAGGTTGCGTGGAAACAAGTCGCCAACAAATTGACGCAGCACTACTTCATCAACGCCAAACAAACGATCACTATCCAGGCGAAGACGCGGTTGTTCGGATGGGTCTATTTGGATCCGGAAACCCCACCTGTCGCGATCATGCTGCAGTGGAACGATGGCGATTGGAACCACCGCGCTGTCTGGGGCAGTGACGCCATCTCCTACGGGCGCAACAATCCCAAACAGATCTCCCTCGCCTACCGTCGCCAAGGGAAGCTGCCTGAAACGGGGAAGTGGATTCGTCTGGAAGTCGATGCGGCCGACGTCGGATTCAAGCCGGGTGACGTCGTCAACGGAATGGCGTTTACTCAATTTGATGGAACCGCCTACTGGGACTCCGCAGGGACGCGAATCACCGACGCCCTGGCCCCCGACCTCGTCGCCGCACTGCGAACACCTGCCGATTCCCGCAGCGACGAACAAACAAAACAATTGCGTGAACATTACCTGGCCACGCACCCGGCGCATATCGAACAGTCGGTGAAAGTCGACCGAGCCACAGCCGCTCGCAACGGGTTTGCCAAAACGATCACCACGACGCCGATCAGCAAATCGGTGACGCCTCGGCCGATCAAAATCCTGCACCGCGGGAACTGGATGGACGAATTGGGGGAAGTCGTCGAACCGGCGATCCCCGAATTTCTAGGAACCTTGGAAACCGAAGGCCGTGCCACGCGACTCGACTTGGCCAATTGGATGTGCGAGCCAGAGAACGTGTCGACCGCGCGGACGATGGTGAACCGTTTGTGGTATCTAATGTTCGGCCGCGGTATCTGTAGCAGCGTCGACGACTTCGGCGGCCAGGGAACGTTCCCCAGCCATCCCGAACTGTTGGACTATCTGGCGGTCGAGTTTGTCGATTCGGGCTGGGACATAAAACAGATGCTGCGGATGATCGCTCGCAGCGCGACTTACCGACAATCGTCCAAACCGTCCGCCGCTCTGCGTGCCCAAGATCCCTACAACGATCTGTTTGCTCGCCAAGGTCGGTTTCGGATCAGTGCCGAAATGGTTCGCGATACCAACCTAATGATCAGCGGGCTGTTGGTCGAAAAGGTGGGAGGCCCCAGCAGCAAACCGTATCAACCGGCGGGCTATTACGCTCAGCTGAATTTCCCACGACGAACGTACGTCGCCGACGATGGCCCCGATCAATATCGGCGAGGTGTCTACACGCACTGGCAGCGAACGTTTCTGCATCCGATGCTCAAGGCCTTCGATGCTCCCAGCCGCGAGGAATGCACGGCGATGCGATCGCGATCCAACACGCCGCTACAAGCGTTAACGCTGTTGAACGACCCGAGTTTTGTCGAAGCCGCCCGCGCCTTTGCCGTTCGGATCATGCGTGAATCCGATGGAGCGGTCGCTGATCGTATCGATTGGGCCTACCGCCAAACTGTGCTCCGCGACGCCGATCCCTTCGTCCGACAAGAGCTTGAAAAACTCTACGCCAGCCACTACGAGCACTTTGCCGGCAACCTCGACCAAGCCCAACAAATGGTCGCCCACGGGAAGGCTCCCGTTCCCGATACGCTCGACACCGGGGAACTGGCCGCTTGGATCAGCGTGGCCCGCGTGCTGTTAAACCTCAACGAAACAATCACTCGGTATTAG
- a CDS encoding alpha/beta hydrolase family protein, whose product MSFLGNDRDLGIAGVLNAEEPTAAKVPHQINGSFAHLADSSKPAMRWQAETLAQHQQWQQDLRQVVVDLLGKMPERVPLQVKWAEEKKFETFTRHKIYVRTEAAYWAPVYYFVPHQRAAPLPAIVCLHGHSGIVPYIGEAKTEKEEAKIRDGQLDYAVYLAKNGYVTAAINVRGWNETSGNQDSGVKNLRRSCTQMTMDSLLLGMTPQGLRCWDAMRVIDFLQSREGEVDPEKIGVAGLSGGGTLSMYLPVLDDRVKLAMIGGAFSTYRSSIFPIRHCICNCLPRIMQYAEMDDVVALYAPRPVLLINGVKDPIFPIDGAREGFDTLQQVYTLLGKPDNIAADFFDGGHAWSNNKTLEFLGQHFGAPTSR is encoded by the coding sequence ATGAGTTTCCTCGGCAACGATCGAGACTTGGGAATCGCGGGGGTGCTGAATGCCGAGGAACCAACGGCGGCAAAAGTTCCTCATCAGATCAATGGCAGTTTCGCTCATCTGGCCGACAGTTCCAAGCCAGCGATGCGGTGGCAAGCCGAAACGCTGGCACAGCATCAGCAATGGCAACAGGATTTGCGGCAGGTGGTTGTCGACCTGTTGGGCAAGATGCCCGAGCGTGTTCCGTTGCAAGTGAAATGGGCCGAAGAGAAGAAGTTCGAAACCTTCACGCGGCACAAGATCTACGTTCGCACCGAAGCGGCCTACTGGGCGCCGGTCTACTATTTTGTCCCGCATCAACGCGCCGCACCGCTCCCCGCAATCGTCTGCTTGCACGGGCACAGTGGAATCGTTCCTTATATCGGTGAAGCGAAAACGGAGAAGGAAGAAGCAAAGATCCGCGACGGACAACTCGACTACGCCGTCTACCTGGCCAAAAATGGCTATGTGACCGCGGCGATCAATGTCCGCGGCTGGAACGAGACCTCCGGCAATCAAGACTCGGGAGTAAAGAATCTTCGTCGCAGCTGCACTCAGATGACGATGGATTCCCTGTTGTTGGGAATGACTCCGCAAGGCTTGCGATGTTGGGATGCGATGCGAGTGATCGATTTTCTGCAGAGCCGTGAAGGGGAAGTCGATCCCGAGAAGATAGGCGTCGCTGGCCTCTCCGGCGGTGGCACCCTGTCGATGTATCTGCCCGTGTTGGACGACCGCGTCAAGTTAGCGATGATTGGCGGCGCGTTCTCGACCTATCGCTCATCGATCTTTCCAATCCGGCACTGTATCTGCAATTGTCTGCCGCGGATCATGCAATATGCGGAAATGGACGACGTCGTCGCACTCTACGCGCCGCGCCCCGTACTGTTGATCAATGGCGTGAAAGACCCGATCTTTCCGATCGACGGAGCTCGCGAAGGCTTCGATACACTGCAACAGGTCTACACGCTGTTAGGCAAACCTGACAACATCGCCGCAGACTTCTTCGACGGTGGGCATGCCTGGTCGAACAACAAGACCCTCGAATTCCTCGGCCAACACTTCGGCGCACCGACATCGCGCTAG
- a CDS encoding HD domain-containing protein, giving the protein MHTNVQAAREFALRAHGSQQYGEHPYSYHLDAVAALLEPFGDQAPVAAYLHDTVEDTATTIEEIEASFGQAMAETVAILTDEDGETRSVRKAKTNAKLAATTNTLALTVKAADRLANLQEGQRDAAGKLEMYRREHEAFRKAAYRDGLCEDLWQRIDAIIAGE; this is encoded by the coding sequence ATGCACACCAACGTACAAGCCGCCCGGGAATTTGCACTGCGGGCACATGGCAGTCAGCAATATGGCGAGCATCCGTATTCGTACCATCTAGACGCGGTTGCAGCGTTGCTCGAGCCGTTTGGCGACCAAGCGCCAGTGGCTGCCTACCTGCACGATACCGTTGAAGATACGGCGACCACGATTGAAGAAATCGAAGCGAGCTTCGGCCAGGCGATGGCGGAAACCGTTGCGATCCTGACAGACGAGGATGGCGAAACGCGGAGCGTGCGTAAAGCGAAGACCAACGCAAAACTCGCTGCCACAACCAACACGTTGGCGTTGACGGTCAAAGCGGCCGACCGACTTGCCAACCTGCAGGAAGGACAACGCGACGCCGCAGGCAAATTGGAAATGTACCGTCGAGAACACGAGGCCTTCCGCAAGGCGGCCTACCGCGACGGGCTGTGTGAGGATCTGTGGCAACGGATCGATGCGATCATTGCTGGCGAGTAA
- a CDS encoding haloacid dehalogenase type II, which translates to MKRTLSTIALTIVALALTSNTTRAQEASTSKDPNAATEKLPRPKVIIFDVNETLLDLAPLKTSVGKALGGREDLLPLWFSTMLHYSLVETLTDNYHHFGEIGTAALMMVAKTQGIDLDYDTAKTAIVTPLRSLPPHADVVAGITSLSKSGYKIVSLTNSSAAGVETQFKNAGLTEFFEKRYTVETLKKYKPHPDTYRMVLKDLGVKPEEVLMVAAHAWDIAGATNVGLQTAFVARPGKTPYPNAPDPDYVVKDLAELVQVLQKTKPVAAAK; encoded by the coding sequence ATGAAACGAACACTATCCACCATCGCGCTGACGATCGTTGCACTGGCACTTACCAGTAACACGACACGCGCTCAAGAAGCCTCGACCAGCAAGGATCCGAACGCGGCAACCGAGAAACTGCCCAGGCCCAAAGTCATCATCTTCGATGTCAACGAAACGCTCCTCGATCTCGCTCCGCTAAAGACATCCGTCGGCAAGGCCCTGGGGGGGCGCGAAGACCTGTTGCCGCTGTGGTTTTCGACGATGTTGCACTACTCGTTGGTCGAAACGCTAACCGACAACTACCACCACTTCGGTGAGATCGGTACCGCGGCGCTGATGATGGTGGCGAAGACACAGGGTATCGACCTCGACTACGACACTGCCAAAACGGCGATCGTCACGCCGCTTCGCTCGCTGCCACCTCACGCCGACGTCGTTGCGGGAATCACTTCGCTTTCGAAGTCGGGATACAAGATCGTCAGTCTCACCAATTCATCGGCAGCCGGAGTCGAGACGCAGTTCAAAAATGCAGGGCTGACCGAGTTCTTTGAGAAGCGATACACGGTCGAGACTTTGAAAAAATATAAACCACATCCCGACACCTACCGCATGGTTCTAAAAGACCTGGGTGTCAAACCGGAAGAAGTGCTGATGGTCGCCGCGCATGCGTGGGACATCGCGGGAGCGACCAACGTGGGGCTGCAAACCGCCTTCGTCGCTCGCCCCGGCAAGACGCCTTATCCCAACGCCCCTGATCCCGACTACGTCGTCAAAGATCTGGCCGAACTGGTGCAAGTTTTGCAGAAGACTAAACCCGTGGCGGCGGCAAAGTAG
- a CDS encoding YdeI/OmpD-associated family protein, translated as MPEPDPQRIRSFETPAAYGAWLQANHDSEPELWLKLFKKATGIPSIDWTEAVIESLCWGWIDGIKKSLDDKAYLQRVTPRRPRSHWSKRNCEHVERLIAEGRMQEPGLAHVRAAQADGRWEAAYAPASEMVMHDDFLAALRGNPKANQAFEKLSKSSLYLIGFHLQTAKRPETLQKRIAKYIGMLEEGKPIR; from the coding sequence ATGCCTGAACCCGATCCTCAACGAATCCGATCCTTCGAAACGCCAGCTGCCTACGGCGCATGGTTGCAGGCGAACCATGATTCAGAACCCGAACTGTGGTTGAAGCTCTTCAAGAAAGCGACCGGCATACCGTCGATCGACTGGACCGAAGCCGTGATCGAGTCGCTCTGTTGGGGCTGGATCGACGGCATCAAAAAGTCGCTCGACGACAAGGCATACCTGCAACGCGTGACGCCTCGCCGTCCGCGCAGCCATTGGTCGAAGCGGAACTGCGAACATGTCGAACGTTTGATCGCCGAGGGGCGGATGCAAGAACCTGGATTAGCACACGTCCGCGCCGCGCAAGCCGATGGTCGTTGGGAAGCTGCCTACGCCCCGGCCAGCGAGATGGTGATGCACGACGACTTCTTGGCAGCGCTCCGCGGCAACCCCAAAGCGAACCAAGCGTTCGAGAAACTCAGCAAGTCCAGCCTCTATCTGATCGGCTTCCATTTGCAAACCGCCAAACGGCCCGAGACGCTGCAAAAACGGATCGCCAAATATATCGGGATGCTAGAAGAGGGCAAACCGATTCGATAG
- a CDS encoding alpha/beta fold hydrolase, with translation MNFQTFQQRQKRITLDGIIDEPVTVAYTDVGAGEPLVLLHGIPTWSFLFHEIIEPLSQRYRVIAPDLLGYGFSDHRDRFDRSIEVQADMVERFLAELDIPAAHFVAHDIGGGVALILADRSPDLVRTMVLSNSVAYDSWPIDEMLKLGHPRNAKMEPADVKQFLEEAFKVGLSRPDRLTDEFRTGISKPYLQRDGIISLVRNAASLNTNHTTKLTERIKLLKQPTLLLWGVDDRWQPVSTAEQLVKEMPNAKLRAIENCSHWVPQDAPQEFTEAVLGFLDESV, from the coding sequence ATGAATTTTCAAACCTTTCAACAACGTCAGAAGCGAATCACCCTCGACGGGATCATCGACGAACCGGTGACCGTCGCCTACACCGACGTCGGGGCCGGCGAACCGTTGGTGCTGCTGCACGGCATTCCTACCTGGTCGTTCCTATTCCACGAGATTATCGAACCGCTGTCGCAGCGTTACCGCGTGATCGCCCCCGACTTACTCGGATATGGATTCAGCGACCATCGCGATCGATTCGATCGGTCGATCGAGGTTCAAGCCGACATGGTCGAACGCTTTCTCGCGGAGCTCGACATCCCCGCCGCCCACTTTGTCGCTCACGATATTGGCGGCGGTGTCGCGTTGATATTGGCCGATCGGTCGCCCGATCTCGTCCGCACGATGGTCCTTTCCAACAGCGTCGCGTACGACAGTTGGCCTATCGACGAAATGCTCAAACTGGGACATCCTCGCAACGCGAAGATGGAACCGGCGGACGTGAAGCAATTCTTGGAAGAGGCTTTTAAGGTTGGACTGTCGCGACCAGACCGATTGACCGACGAATTTCGTACGGGGATCTCGAAGCCCTATTTGCAACGCGATGGAATCATCAGTTTGGTCCGCAACGCCGCAAGCTTGAACACCAACCATACGACAAAGTTGACCGAACGAATAAAACTATTGAAACAACCCACGTTGCTGCTGTGGGGCGTCGATGATCGCTGGCAGCCAGTCTCAACAGCCGAACAATTGGTCAAGGAGATGCCCAATGCGAAACTCCGCGCGATCGAAAACTGTTCCCACTGGGTACCCCAAGACGCTCCCCAAGAGTTCACCGAAGCGGTGTTAGGATTCTTGGACGAATCGGTCTGA
- a CDS encoding alpha/beta hydrolase: MTRLLAFGFVLSLSVFCFLQTSAAESPDKIALWADGAPGSVDRMTEPEKVEGTNVSNVHHPSITPYLPADGEATGTAILIAPGGGHKKLCLGHEGDALAEWFADHGIAAFVMRYRLCREPDSHYTLEGHAMDDTRRAIRTVRANAKAWHIDPNRIGIVGFSAGGELAAYAAMHPEAGDPKSDDPIERVSSRPDFQGLIYPGKSGTFTVEAGMPPAFIAFGYHDREDIAVGMANVYLQYKAAGVPCEMHVYSNAGHGFGFRPGTTTAAGDWPKRLCEWLVDTKLLSQKQ, encoded by the coding sequence ATGACACGATTGCTTGCGTTTGGTTTCGTTTTGAGTCTCTCGGTTTTCTGTTTCCTACAAACGTCAGCCGCCGAATCGCCCGACAAAATTGCGCTCTGGGCCGACGGGGCTCCCGGTTCGGTCGATCGAATGACCGAACCAGAGAAGGTGGAAGGGACCAACGTCAGCAACGTGCATCATCCCTCGATCACTCCCTATCTGCCCGCCGATGGTGAAGCGACAGGGACGGCGATCTTGATCGCCCCTGGCGGCGGCCACAAGAAGCTTTGCCTCGGACACGAAGGAGACGCGTTGGCGGAATGGTTTGCAGATCATGGGATCGCTGCGTTTGTGATGCGCTATCGTTTGTGCCGCGAACCCGATTCCCACTACACCTTGGAAGGTCATGCGATGGACGACACGCGTCGCGCGATCCGGACGGTGCGAGCCAATGCCAAGGCGTGGCATATCGATCCCAATCGGATCGGCATCGTCGGCTTTTCCGCAGGGGGAGAATTGGCCGCGTACGCAGCGATGCATCCCGAAGCTGGCGATCCGAAGAGCGACGATCCGATCGAACGTGTCAGCAGTCGGCCCGACTTTCAAGGACTGATCTATCCCGGCAAATCGGGGACCTTCACCGTCGAAGCCGGCATGCCGCCCGCCTTTATCGCATTTGGGTACCACGACCGCGAAGATATCGCTGTCGGAATGGCCAATGTTTATCTGCAATACAAGGCGGCTGGCGTTCCTTGCGAGATGCATGTCTACAGCAACGCGGGCCACGGTTTCGGCTTCCGCCCCGGCACCACTACCGCCGCCGGCGACTGGCCAAAGCGGCTTTGCGAATGGTTGGTCGACACGAAGCTGTTGAGCCAAAAACAATAA
- a CDS encoding group II truncated hemoglobin, giving the protein MDAETTYSQLGGADGVRRLVDRFYDLMDELPAAETIRKMHADDMSESRDKLFKFLSGFFGGPSLYIKEYGHPMLRARHMPFSIGQSERDQWLLCMNQAIDELVEDIHLAAQLKHSFYRTADHMRNRQE; this is encoded by the coding sequence ATGGACGCCGAAACAACTTACAGCCAATTGGGCGGAGCCGACGGGGTGCGGCGGTTGGTCGATCGGTTTTACGATTTGATGGATGAACTGCCGGCGGCAGAGACGATTCGCAAGATGCATGCCGATGACATGAGCGAATCGCGCGACAAGCTTTTCAAATTCCTCTCGGGCTTTTTCGGCGGGCCGTCGCTGTATATCAAAGAATACGGCCACCCGATGCTCCGCGCCCGGCATATGCCCTTTTCGATCGGTCAGTCGGAACGGGACCAATGGCTGTTGTGCATGAACCAAGCGATCGACGAATTGGTTGAAGACATCCATCTCGCCGCGCAACTAAAACACTCCTTCTACCGAACCGCCGACCATATGCGGAATCGGCAGGAATAG